One Parafrankia discariae DNA segment encodes these proteins:
- a CDS encoding phosphopantetheine-binding protein translates to MTTNQSTLAVDPATRADQVLGDVTEILRDVIGEEYVVDMTIGMDTSFNADLELESIEFVTFADRLRETYGDHVDFVGFLSEMDVDQVINMKVGEVVQFIVDSLETDTPAAAR, encoded by the coding sequence ATGACCACCAACCAGTCGACCCTGGCCGTGGACCCGGCGACCCGCGCGGACCAGGTGCTCGGGGACGTGACGGAGATCCTGCGCGACGTGATCGGCGAGGAGTACGTCGTCGACATGACGATCGGCATGGACACCTCGTTCAACGCGGACCTCGAACTCGAGAGCATCGAGTTCGTGACCTTCGCCGACCGGCTCCGGGAGACCTACGGGGACCACGTCGACTTCGTCGGCTTCCTCTCGGAGATGGATGTCGACCAGGTGATCAACATGAAGGTCGGGGAGGTCGTCCAGTTCATCGTCGACAGCCTCGAGACCGACACGCCGGCCGCCGCCCGTTAG
- a CDS encoding type I polyketide synthase, with protein sequence MGDTSRHNGGGPRDAGGLEIAIVGMSALFPGAGDLDTYWRNIVGGVDAIADVPPGRWDLDEYYAGAAGAVADGDRRPDGAGFYCRRGGFVDDLATFDPARFGIVPVSVDWAEPDQLLALRLAAEAMDDAGGAEALGDRGRVGVVVGRGGYVGPGVARLEQRVRTSHQLATTLREVLPDVPEGAVDQVVDAFLAKLGPQRPEASIGLVPNLAASRIANRLDLHGPAYTIDAACASSLVAVDIAMRELVGGRAGAMIVGGVHIVHEVSFWSLFTLLRALSPTQRIRPFDRRADGLLMGEGVGMIVLKRLPDARRDGDRVYAVLRGAGTSSDGRTASLMAPASSGQILAIERAWADAGLDPAAPGAVGLIEAHGTATPAGDGTELSTLAKVFGGGVGASEAGAGPVGLGSVKSMIGHAMPAAGMAGLIKAALALHHRTLPPTLHCDEPHPLFDGSRFAPVRAAAEWEPSGATPRRAGVNAFGFGGVNAHVVLEECLDDHAGAVDPVSFGGSAGSTGSVAGIVAAGTGAELGPDPAAERVLLFAGSSAAEIVAQLAVPDADLLGRDDAASPPVGGPYRLALVAPTPRRLALARTVAARGTAWRGRNDLWFVPDPLLGDRAGPGADLGPDVGAGAEVGPRLAFLFCGLEDKFAPRIDDVCDHFGLARPEVGDTAELGSHGVASVQVGRVLDTALRRLGVVPDLVAGHSVGEWNAMLSAGLMTDEYADEFIGVFDPATLEVPGVVFGALGCGAEVATEAIDGLPEIVVSHDNCPHQSIICGRVDSVETALARLRARGVLGQTLPFRSGFHSPFLKPHLKRLRDGLYNTPLYTARVPVWSATTVAPYPAGHDEIRELAVRHLLEPVRFRELTRRLHSAGVRVFVQVGMGSVAGFVDDTLNGPGDEHASLVTNTTKRSGLDQLRRVAVALWADGAAPRLDVLPCHTRPEPATAAGTAVAAGTAVAAGTATAVGTAAAGATRAPRVAAPAARPGRPVRLRLGTPLVRLGADAPDLAASLPPRLGGADAGRRGDGDVPAQVADGPGGPARHAVLAELGAAVADARAVMSTVTDRWAAARASAPSATAQTQARTATAQAATTQAATAQAVPAPAGVPAARPAASGPGGGRTVRRELSLATMPEVADHCFYRQPPGWSDPSDLFPVVPLTGVLEMIIAEASALMPGRAVVAVRDVRATRWLAIEPPVQVTITSTPLGPDEIRVDVVGYTRATVVFADAYPAPPRVTDTATGFVPAPGAAGEVVIPGEAPSPHTGRAIYDDRLLFHGPGYQGVESVDGMAPLGLRGWLRVTPASGALLDNAGQFFGYWGMQYLPTDWLLFPASVTSIRFFGPPPPVGVRMSYLGRIRDVTDRTATADMEIRDADGRLWGHIQGWTDRRFTEDDVLWSMALAPEGNTQSHLTPDGWVVVTEHWRDPASRELSLRHYLDADERTRLARHNPLAARSWLLGRIAAKDAVRRRWWERGAGAVWPIEVGVTDLVSGRLVVGTVPTRPGLPELTRPEVGIAHRPEIAVALAVDDPGDVGGVGIGLERIEERDERRGPAAEAAVLAGSELSLLDELAGADPRARVLWLARFAAAKQAAAKAYGTGPAGDQRRFVVGRPRPGGSAVPAAVPRGPGGMVAHPTGEPPDVTGLPAPMLVPVTVSAPDGGPPAEPDGGPAAEPAAAGHTTGAEAGAGAGETWWVALRTMDTTGRPRPDTELNDHTAASGAATSGGAPAGGYIVAWTSPRIERSARPPGGAAGSPPTRRPGDQPTGPAGHRPGARTGTQPDQQKEQTQR encoded by the coding sequence ATGGGTGACACATCCCGCCACAACGGTGGCGGCCCCCGCGACGCGGGTGGGCTTGAGATCGCGATCGTCGGGATGTCCGCGCTGTTCCCCGGTGCGGGCGACCTGGACACCTACTGGCGCAACATCGTCGGTGGCGTGGACGCGATCGCCGACGTCCCGCCGGGCCGCTGGGACCTCGACGAGTACTACGCCGGGGCCGCCGGGGCGGTCGCGGACGGTGACCGGCGGCCGGACGGCGCCGGCTTCTACTGCCGGCGCGGCGGGTTCGTCGACGATCTGGCGACCTTCGACCCCGCCCGGTTCGGCATCGTCCCGGTCTCGGTCGACTGGGCGGAGCCCGACCAGCTGCTCGCGCTGCGGCTCGCCGCCGAGGCGATGGACGACGCCGGCGGGGCCGAGGCGCTCGGTGACCGCGGCCGCGTCGGCGTCGTGGTGGGCCGCGGCGGCTACGTCGGGCCGGGGGTGGCCCGGCTCGAGCAGCGGGTCCGCACCTCGCACCAGCTGGCGACCACGCTGCGCGAGGTGCTGCCGGACGTCCCGGAGGGGGCCGTCGACCAGGTGGTCGACGCGTTTCTGGCCAAGCTGGGCCCGCAGCGGCCGGAGGCGTCCATCGGCCTGGTGCCGAACCTGGCGGCCTCGCGGATCGCGAACCGTCTCGACCTGCACGGCCCGGCCTACACGATCGACGCGGCCTGCGCGTCCTCCCTGGTCGCGGTGGACATCGCGATGCGGGAGCTGGTCGGGGGCCGGGCCGGCGCGATGATCGTCGGCGGCGTGCACATCGTGCACGAGGTCTCGTTCTGGAGCCTGTTCACGCTGCTGCGGGCGCTCTCGCCCACCCAGCGGATCCGGCCGTTCGACCGCCGCGCCGACGGCCTGCTCATGGGCGAGGGCGTCGGGATGATCGTCCTGAAGCGGCTCCCCGACGCCCGCCGCGACGGCGACCGGGTCTACGCCGTGCTGCGCGGCGCCGGGACGTCCAGCGACGGGCGTACCGCGAGCCTGATGGCGCCCGCGTCCTCTGGGCAGATCCTGGCGATCGAGCGGGCCTGGGCGGACGCCGGTCTCGACCCGGCGGCGCCCGGCGCGGTCGGGCTGATCGAGGCGCACGGGACCGCGACTCCGGCTGGCGACGGCACCGAGCTCTCGACGCTGGCGAAGGTCTTCGGCGGCGGCGTAGGGGCGAGCGAGGCCGGGGCGGGCCCGGTCGGTCTCGGCTCGGTGAAGTCGATGATCGGGCACGCGATGCCCGCCGCCGGCATGGCCGGACTGATCAAGGCCGCGCTGGCGCTGCACCACCGCACCCTGCCGCCGACGCTGCACTGCGACGAGCCGCACCCGCTGTTCGACGGGAGCCGGTTCGCCCCGGTCCGGGCGGCGGCCGAGTGGGAGCCGTCCGGCGCCACGCCGCGCCGGGCGGGGGTGAACGCCTTCGGGTTCGGCGGCGTGAACGCGCACGTCGTCCTGGAGGAGTGCCTCGACGACCACGCCGGCGCCGTCGATCCGGTGAGCTTCGGTGGCTCCGCCGGTTCCACCGGTTCCGTCGCCGGCATCGTCGCCGCCGGGACGGGTGCCGAGCTCGGGCCCGACCCGGCGGCCGAGCGGGTCCTGCTGTTCGCGGGCTCGTCGGCGGCCGAGATCGTCGCCCAGCTGGCCGTCCCGGACGCCGACCTGCTCGGGCGGGACGACGCGGCGTCCCCGCCGGTGGGCGGGCCGTACCGGCTGGCGCTGGTGGCTCCCACCCCGCGCCGGCTGGCGCTGGCCCGCACGGTGGCGGCCCGCGGCACCGCGTGGCGCGGGCGCAACGATCTCTGGTTCGTCCCCGATCCGCTGCTCGGAGACCGGGCCGGGCCCGGTGCCGACCTCGGCCCCGACGTCGGCGCCGGGGCCGAGGTCGGCCCGCGGCTGGCGTTCCTGTTCTGCGGTCTGGAGGACAAGTTCGCCCCACGGATCGACGACGTGTGCGACCACTTCGGGCTGGCGCGCCCGGAGGTGGGCGACACCGCCGAGCTCGGCAGCCACGGCGTCGCCAGTGTCCAGGTGGGACGGGTCCTCGACACGGCCCTGCGCCGCCTCGGGGTGGTCCCCGACCTGGTCGCCGGGCACAGCGTGGGCGAGTGGAACGCGATGCTCTCGGCCGGGCTGATGACCGACGAGTACGCCGACGAGTTCATCGGGGTCTTCGACCCGGCCACGCTCGAGGTGCCGGGTGTCGTGTTCGGGGCGCTGGGCTGCGGTGCGGAGGTCGCCACCGAGGCGATCGACGGGTTGCCCGAGATCGTGGTCTCGCACGACAACTGCCCACACCAGTCGATCATCTGCGGGCGGGTGGACAGCGTCGAGACCGCGCTCGCCCGGCTGCGCGCCCGCGGGGTGCTGGGGCAGACGCTGCCGTTCCGTTCGGGCTTCCACTCCCCGTTCCTGAAGCCGCACCTCAAGCGCCTGCGGGACGGTCTCTACAACACGCCCCTGTACACGGCACGCGTCCCCGTGTGGTCCGCCACCACGGTGGCTCCGTATCCGGCGGGGCACGACGAGATCCGGGAGCTGGCCGTCCGGCACCTGCTCGAGCCGGTGCGGTTCCGGGAGCTGACGCGGCGTCTGCACTCCGCGGGCGTCCGGGTGTTCGTGCAGGTCGGGATGGGCAGCGTCGCCGGCTTCGTCGACGACACCCTGAACGGTCCGGGGGATGAGCACGCGTCGCTGGTCACGAACACCACCAAGCGGTCCGGCCTCGACCAGCTCCGGCGGGTCGCGGTGGCGCTGTGGGCCGACGGTGCCGCGCCGCGCCTGGACGTCCTGCCGTGCCACACCAGACCGGAGCCCGCCACTGCCGCCGGCACCGCCGTTGCCGCCGGCACCGCCGTTGCCGCCGGCACCGCCACGGCCGTCGGCACCGCCGCTGCCGGCGCGACCAGGGCGCCGCGGGTGGCCGCACCGGCGGCCCGGCCCGGGCGCCCGGTGCGCCTGCGACTGGGAACGCCGCTGGTCCGGCTCGGCGCGGACGCCCCGGACCTCGCGGCATCGCTCCCGCCCCGGCTCGGCGGCGCGGACGCGGGACGTCGCGGCGACGGCGACGTGCCGGCCCAGGTGGCCGACGGTCCGGGCGGCCCCGCGCGCCATGCCGTCCTCGCCGAACTCGGCGCGGCGGTCGCCGACGCGCGAGCGGTGATGTCCACCGTCACCGACCGCTGGGCCGCGGCGCGGGCGTCCGCTCCTTCCGCGACGGCGCAGACGCAGGCCCGGACCGCAACGGCGCAGGCGGCAACGACGCAGGCAGCAACGGCGCAGGCGGTGCCCGCGCCTGCGGGGGTGCCCGCGGCCCGGCCCGCGGCGAGCGGGCCGGGTGGTGGGCGGACCGTGCGGCGGGAGCTCTCCCTGGCGACGATGCCCGAGGTCGCCGACCACTGCTTCTACCGGCAGCCCCCCGGGTGGTCCGACCCGTCCGACCTGTTCCCGGTCGTGCCGCTCACCGGCGTGCTCGAAATGATCATCGCCGAGGCGAGTGCGCTGATGCCCGGGCGCGCGGTGGTGGCCGTCCGGGACGTGCGGGCCACCCGCTGGCTGGCGATCGAGCCGCCGGTGCAGGTCACGATCACCAGCACCCCGCTGGGCCCGGACGAGATCCGGGTCGACGTCGTCGGCTACACGCGGGCCACGGTCGTCTTCGCCGACGCCTACCCGGCGCCGCCGCGGGTGACCGACACGGCCACCGGGTTCGTCCCGGCGCCGGGCGCGGCGGGGGAGGTCGTGATCCCCGGCGAGGCGCCGTCCCCGCACACCGGGCGCGCAATCTACGACGACCGGCTGCTGTTCCACGGGCCGGGCTACCAGGGCGTCGAGTCCGTCGACGGGATGGCCCCGCTGGGGCTGCGCGGCTGGCTGCGGGTGACACCCGCCAGCGGCGCGCTGCTCGACAACGCCGGGCAGTTCTTCGGGTACTGGGGCATGCAGTACCTGCCGACGGACTGGCTGCTCTTCCCGGCCTCGGTCACCTCGATTCGGTTCTTCGGCCCGCCACCGCCGGTCGGCGTGCGGATGTCCTACCTGGGCCGGATCCGGGACGTGACCGACCGCACCGCCACCGCGGACATGGAGATCCGGGACGCCGACGGACGGCTGTGGGGGCACATCCAGGGCTGGACCGACCGGCGGTTCACCGAGGACGACGTCCTGTGGTCGATGGCACTGGCGCCGGAGGGGAACACACAGAGCCACCTGACGCCGGACGGCTGGGTGGTCGTCACCGAGCACTGGCGTGACCCGGCGTCCCGGGAGCTGTCGCTGCGCCACTACCTCGACGCGGACGAGCGGACCCGGCTGGCCCGGCACAATCCGCTGGCCGCCCGGTCCTGGCTGCTGGGGCGGATCGCGGCCAAGGACGCGGTGCGGCGCCGCTGGTGGGAACGCGGGGCCGGCGCGGTGTGGCCGATCGAGGTCGGTGTGACGGATCTGGTGTCCGGGCGGCTGGTCGTCGGCACGGTGCCCACCCGGCCGGGTCTGCCCGAGCTGACCCGCCCCGAGGTGGGCATCGCCCACCGCCCGGAGATCGCCGTCGCCCTCGCGGTGGACGACCCGGGAGACGTCGGCGGTGTGGGAATCGGCCTGGAGCGCATCGAGGAACGCGACGAACGGCGCGGGCCCGCCGCGGAGGCGGCCGTGCTCGCCGGATCCGAGCTGAGCCTGCTCGACGAACTGGCCGGCGCGGATCCGCGGGCCCGCGTGCTCTGGCTCGCGCGGTTCGCCGCGGCGAAGCAGGCCGCGGCGAAGGCGTACGGGACCGGGCCGGCCGGCGATCAGCGGCGGTTCGTCGTCGGCCGGCCGCGACCGGGCGGATCCGCCGTCCCGGCGGCGGTGCCGCGTGGGCCGGGCGGGATGGTCGCGCACCCGACCGGCGAGCCTCCCGACGTGACCGGCCTGCCGGCCCCGATGCTGGTACCGGTCACCGTCTCCGCGCCGGACGGCGGGCCACCGGCGGAACCGGACGGCGGTCCGGCGGCGGAGCCGGCCGCGGCCGGGCACACTACCGGGGCGGAAGCGGGCGCCGGGGCCGGCGAGACGTGGTGGGTGGCACTGCGCACCATGGACACCACCGGACGGCCCCGTCCCGACACCGAACTCAATGATCACACCGCCGCGTCCGGCGCCGCCACATCCGGCGGCGCTCCCGCGGGCGGTTACATCGTGGCCTGGACCTCGCCACGGATCGAGCGATCCGCGAGGCCTCCGGGCGGCGCCGCCGGGAGCCCGCCCACGCGGCGGCCCGGCGATCAACCCACCGGCCCGGCCGGTCACCGGCCGGGCGCACGGACCGGTACGCAGCCCGATCAGCAGAAGGAGCAGACCCAGCGATGA
- a CDS encoding glycosyltransferase produces MGRVLFAVPPLTGHVNPAVGIAGELAARGQEVALVGHASVVGPLVPPSIPLIALPGEISADQRAELEERSRPLRGPASLKFLWEEFLLPLGASMARDVGAVVERWRPDVIVADQQAVGAAMIARRRGIRWATLATTSAELDDPYAVLAGVGNWVSERLRDFQVANGVPAEEAARGDLRFSEDLTVVCSVPSLLRTASHPSHHVFVGCAAGLRRSAPEFPWEWLDRDRRTVLVSLGTVTREAGGRFLRAAAEALVGMSDRVQAVIVAPPGPLDDLAGQVPDDLLVRSFVPQVDLMDELDAIVCHAGNNTVCEALSRGVPLVVAPVRDDQPIIGEQVVRAGAGLRVRFGRSTPATLATAIGTVLDEPSHRVAARRLRDEFSAAGGVVAAADHIEKLLP; encoded by the coding sequence ATGGGCCGTGTTCTCTTCGCCGTGCCGCCGCTGACCGGGCACGTGAACCCGGCGGTCGGCATCGCCGGCGAGCTGGCGGCCCGCGGGCAGGAGGTGGCCCTGGTCGGCCACGCGAGCGTCGTCGGCCCGCTCGTCCCGCCGTCCATCCCACTCATCGCGCTGCCGGGGGAGATCTCGGCCGACCAGCGGGCCGAGCTGGAGGAACGGTCCCGGCCGCTGCGCGGGCCCGCGTCGCTGAAGTTCCTGTGGGAGGAGTTCCTGCTGCCGCTGGGCGCCTCGATGGCGCGCGACGTCGGTGCCGTCGTCGAACGGTGGCGCCCGGACGTGATCGTCGCCGACCAGCAGGCGGTCGGGGCCGCCATGATCGCCCGCCGGCGCGGCATCCGGTGGGCCACGCTCGCCACCACCTCGGCGGAGCTCGACGACCCCTACGCGGTGCTCGCCGGGGTCGGGAACTGGGTGTCGGAGCGGCTGCGGGACTTCCAGGTCGCGAACGGCGTCCCGGCGGAGGAGGCGGCGCGCGGTGACCTGCGCTTCTCCGAGGACCTCACCGTGGTCTGCTCGGTGCCCTCGCTGCTGCGCACCGCCAGCCATCCGTCCCATCACGTGTTCGTCGGCTGCGCGGCCGGGCTGCGCCGGTCGGCCCCGGAGTTCCCCTGGGAATGGCTCGACCGGGACCGCCGCACCGTCCTCGTCTCACTCGGGACGGTGACCCGGGAGGCCGGCGGGCGGTTCCTGCGCGCGGCCGCGGAGGCCCTGGTGGGGATGTCCGACCGGGTGCAGGCCGTGATCGTCGCGCCGCCGGGCCCGCTGGACGACCTCGCCGGCCAGGTTCCCGACGACCTGCTGGTCCGCTCGTTCGTGCCGCAGGTGGACCTGATGGACGAACTGGACGCGATAGTGTGCCACGCGGGAAACAACACGGTCTGTGAGGCTCTGTCACGGGGAGTGCCGCTGGTGGTGGCGCCGGTGCGGGACGACCAGCCGATCATCGGCGAGCAGGTGGTGCGGGCCGGGGCGGGTCTGCGGGTGCGCTTCGGGCGCTCGACCCCGGCGACGCTGGCCACCGCGATCGGCACCGTGCTCGACGAGCCGTCCCACCGGGTCGCGGCGCGGCGGCTGCGGGACGAGTTCAGCGCGGCGGGCGGTGTCGTGGCCGCCGCAGACCACATTGAGAAGCTGCTGCCGTAG
- a CDS encoding alpha/beta fold hydrolase: protein MAEIVANGVRLHVQRLGPKGGAGPESPVVVMVHGMVMDNISSFYFALGNCLAGAGCDVICYDLRGHGRSERTPTGYTMVDSMADLEGLLDALDVRRPVHVVGNSYGATLTLALGLARPERVASLTLIEPPFLIEGLGEEMARSLTQVLAAVTDEEVEEWLANSAGRAVSRITRASQALLKETTIAEDMLATPPFSPEALASLPMPVLAVYGANSDIIDQAEGLAELVPDCTLVVLEQHTHMVLREAADYLRDLLRWWLFRRSEPMPSHQVRGAGFDTPDWVRQMIPPPNLNNGDEPTTSLSAARAGSPAEA from the coding sequence GTGGCTGAGATCGTCGCCAACGGCGTCCGTCTGCATGTGCAGAGGCTTGGGCCCAAGGGCGGGGCCGGTCCCGAGTCGCCGGTCGTGGTGATGGTGCACGGAATGGTGATGGACAACATCTCCAGCTTCTACTTCGCGCTGGGCAACTGCCTGGCCGGAGCGGGATGCGACGTCATCTGCTACGACCTGCGCGGCCATGGCCGCAGCGAGCGGACCCCGACCGGTTACACGATGGTCGACTCGATGGCCGACCTCGAAGGCCTGCTCGACGCCCTCGACGTGCGCCGGCCCGTGCACGTCGTGGGCAACAGCTACGGCGCGACGCTGACCCTCGCGCTCGGCCTGGCCCGCCCGGAGCGGGTGGCGAGCCTGACCCTGATCGAGCCGCCGTTCCTGATCGAGGGGCTCGGCGAGGAGATGGCCCGCTCGCTGACCCAGGTTCTCGCGGCCGTCACCGACGAGGAGGTGGAGGAGTGGCTGGCGAACTCCGCCGGCCGCGCGGTCTCCCGGATCACCCGCGCCTCGCAGGCGCTGCTGAAGGAGACCACGATCGCCGAGGACATGCTGGCCACCCCGCCGTTCTCGCCGGAGGCGCTGGCCAGCCTGCCGATGCCGGTGCTCGCCGTCTACGGGGCGAACTCGGACATCATCGACCAGGCCGAGGGGCTCGCCGAGCTGGTCCCGGACTGCACCCTGGTCGTCCTGGAGCAGCACACCCACATGGTGCTGCGGGAGGCGGCCGACTACCTGCGTGACCTGCTGCGGTGGTGGCTGTTCCGGCGGTCCGAGCCGATGCCCTCGCACCAGGTGCGCGGTGCCGGGTTCGACACCCCCGACTGGGTGCGGCAGATGATCCCGCCGCCGAACCTCAACAACGGGGACGAGCCCACGACGTCGCTGTCCGCGGCGCGGGCCGGTTCGCCGGCCGAGGCCTGA